The DNA window CGGCCGAGGAGCTTCCCACTGCCGATTGCTGCCCAAGCACGCCCATCGTTGCCAGGCATCTGGCTCCACGCCAGCCCACCATGAGGAAACTCGCCTTCACGCTGCGGGTCCATGTCGGCCCCCAAGTTTGTCACTTCGACGTCCAGGTCCAGGGCAGGAGTCACCGTATCCGGCACTTTCTGCGGCACCGAGCCGACAGCGCCGTCCGAGGCATTGATGAAGTACCGAACCACCACGCCCCCATCCTCCAGCCCGTCTCCGCATGCGCCTCCCCCGTTCCCACCCTGCCCCTCTCCACCGCGACCTCCTCCCCCGAGCCCCGCGCTGGTCGACGTCGTGCCTCCCGCTCCTGATGCCGAGGAAGAGGCCGGATCTATCTCCAGATCAGCGAGTCCGGTGATCTCAGCACACGCCAGCGGCACCATACAGACCGCACCGACCGCGAGCATCAAGACATCCCTGATGGTCATCTGTACTCCCGCACGGAGGAAGTGAGCCGTAGAGGCTCAGCCTGTAGCGTCACGGAGGCGGGCCGTCATCATCCAGCAGCAGCAGGGAGGCGTTGAGCGCGACCTCTTCGGGCGAGAGGTTCGTCGCGTAGAGCGCGCTGTAGTACAGCAAGCCCTGGAACGAACGCGCTCCCGATCCGCGGTTGCCGATCGCATAGAGCTGGTTATTAGGGAGAATCAGCGTGCTATCGGAATCAGGTACCGTGGGCGAGCCATTGGTGCTCGCGGAGACATGCGCGCCGTTCCGGTATAGCTTGATGCGGTCAGCTGGCACGGCGTCCAGGTCGACGACCACATGGAGCACACACCGCTCGTGAACCAAGGGCTCCCAGCTCGCCGCGAGCTGATTGTTCCAGTAGAAGCGAAGGTTCTGGGGGGGCAGGAACCGGAGATCGAGCTGGCCGAAGTCGCCCCCTGTGCCGAGGTAGGTAATGGCTGAGGCTCCAGAAACGCTGCCGCTTGCAATCGAGAGAACCACCTCCAGGGTGAGCTGTTTCGCCCCCTGTAGTTGGTCCACGACCTTGGTCGTTCCGACCGAAAGGACACCGCGTCCATCGGAGCTGGGCATGGCCCAGGACAAGCCACGATGTCCATCGACCTCGGCAGCCCTCACCGTCATCCCTGCAACGATGTCGAGGTCCACCGGTGTTCCCTCCGGGGCAGAGTCCATCAAAGGGGTGAGGGGCGCGTCGGGCTCGCCATCGAGATAGTAACGCGTCAAGAGCTTCCGGCTCACGAGGGCCTGCGTCGCGCTTGCTTTGACGCCGTCGCAGTCTTCATCGATGTCGTTGTTGTAGATCTCGGTGGCGGGGGTCGTTTCACCGAAGCAGTCTGCAAGCCATTGCCCGGAGACACCACAGAACGACTTGCCTGCCTGACAGATGCCAATCCCTTCAGTCTCGGGCGCTGCGCTGTAACAGTCTCTCACTTCTCCAGGAGTACAGTCACCGCCCCCTCCAAGCCCTCCTGCGCCCCCCTCTCCGCCAGTTCCAGCGGAACCACCGGGTCCGCTGGAGTCCCCCGAGTCTTCTTCGCAGTTCGAGGTCATTGCAATGAGAACCAGGCCGGAGAACATGGCGGACAACCAGACGGTGTGCTTTGACATGGGAACTCCTGTGCGCTCGGCAAGATCGACCACAGTTGGTTGTCGCGGAGGAAATCAGCCTTCAGGGGGTGCGTCGTCGCTGGCGAGCAGGGCGCAGGCGTGGGCGGCGAGGCGCGGTTCGTCCAGGGCCACGTCGTAGACCGCCGCGTAGTGCAGCACGCCCTGGAAGGAAGCCCCTC is part of the Chondromyces crocatus genome and encodes:
- a CDS encoding LamG-like jellyroll fold domain-containing protein codes for the protein MRDCYSAAPETEGIGICQAGKSFCGVSGQWLADCFGETTPATEIYNNDIDEDCDGVKASATQALVSRKLLTRYYLDGEPDAPLTPLMDSAPEGTPVDLDIVAGMTVRAAEVDGHRGLSWAMPSSDGRGVLSVGTTKVVDQLQGAKQLTLEVVLSIASGSVSGASAITYLGTGGDFGQLDLRFLPPQNLRFYWNNQLAASWEPLVHERCVLHVVVDLDAVPADRIKLYRNGAHVSASTNGSPTVPDSDSTLILPNNQLYAIGNRGSGARSFQGLLYYSALYATNLSPEEVALNASLLLLDDDGPPP